A region of Diospyros lotus cultivar Yz01 chromosome 3, ASM1463336v1, whole genome shotgun sequence DNA encodes the following proteins:
- the LOC127797557 gene encoding transcription factor BHLH089-like isoform X2, whose amino-acid sequence MDPPAMINGGAFQSAAVQFNLGEIWPFPIGNGESGGGLGQFTENVSVNWGVSGNDPMVLDQRGARNGGSRKRRGAAPVDEATKVVSASTGNGMNDCNGKRIKTGGTRDENGDSRAEAEANSSKPGEQNTKPAEPLKQDYIHVRARRGQATDSHSLAERARREKISERMKILQDLVPGCNKVIGKALVLDEIINYVQSLQRQVEFLSMKLEAVNSRMNLGIEGFPSKDFSQQTFDTAGAAFSSPATGAYHRGSSPEWLHMQIGSGFERTR is encoded by the exons ATGGACCCTCCGGCGATGATCAACGGCGGCGCATTTCAGTCTGCGGCGGTGCAGTTCAATTTGGGGGAGATCTGGCCTTTCCCTATCGGCAACGGTGAGTCCGGAGGGGGATTGGGCCAATTTACGGAGAATGTGAGTGTGAATTGGGGAGTTTCCGGTAATGATCCGATGGTTCTGGATCAGAGAGGGGCTCGGAATGGCGGTTCCAGGAAGCGGCGTGGCGCGGCTCCAGTGGATGAGGCCACCAAGGTTGTATCAGCGAGCACTGGCAACGGCATG AATGATTGCAATGGGAAACGCATTAAGACAGGGGGTACTAGAGATGAGAATGGAGATTCCAGAGCTGAAGCAGAGGCAAATTCAAGCAAGCCAGGGGAACAGAATACAAAACCAGCCGAGCCACTGAAACAAGATTACATCCATGTTCGAGCAAGAAGGGGCCAAGCCACAGATAGCCATAGTCTAGCAGAAAGA GCTAGGAGAGAAAAGATAAGCGAAAGAATGAAAATTTTACAGGATCTGGTCCCTGGTTGTAATAAG GTCATTGGCAAGGCATTGGTTCTGGATGAGATAATCAATTATGTTCAGTCTCTACAACGACAGGTGGAG TTTTTGTCGATGAAGCTTGAAGCAGTTAATTCGAGAATGAACCTGGGAATTGAAGGATTTCCTTCAAAAGAT TTTAGTCAACAAACATTTGACACAGCTGGAGCGGCATTCAGTTCACCAGCAACAGGAGCCTACCATAGGGGTTCATCACCAGAATGGCTACACATGCAGATTGGCAGTGGCTTCGAAAGAACAAGATGA
- the LOC127797558 gene encoding CLAVATA3/ESR (CLE)-related protein 25-like encodes MGSSSATITGLKALFGALAFLGFIWLLLLGILEAGRPDQRSFKDMEMAAGKKLGVHQLDLNNMSKRRVPNGPDPIHNRRAGNSHRPPGHA; translated from the exons ATGGGTAGCAGCAGTGCTACTATTACTGGGTTGAAGGCCTTGTTCGGGGCGCTTGCATTCTTGGGATTTATTTGGCTGTTGTTGCTTGGTATTTTAGAAGCTGGACGACCAGACCAGAGAAGCTTCAAGGATATGGAGATGGCAGCGGGAAAGAAGCTTGGTGTCCATCAGCTGGATCTCaacaacatgagcaaaagaagAGTTCCAAATGGACCTGACCCCATACACAACAG GAGAGCTGGAAACTCCCACAGGCCGCCTGGTCATGCCTAG